The Fibrobacter sp. genome includes a window with the following:
- a CDS encoding chorismate-binding protein, which translates to MTNKIKHITEQPGYEPRTDSIYVALPGERYTPFSLGKKLGAKAIFESASFSHGRSRYSTLMIDEGFRLRQNDKDVSIVIDGKESIFLKEGEGDILDALTLISAENTVPPNQIPIPSSGVGYLGYEFCARCDTIRLAPQVDELNIPEAEFLVGHIYIVFDHFTEKLHLFALNYEEHQIDLKAAIENVKARLADLDFSYLAPEPQYSKGITMTDLEQSRKEYVEKVEALQKHIVAGNIVQAVPSRRIQFASDIAALDIYRRLRTVNPSPYMFFLDYGTHQFIGASPESLVRVREGIATIHPIAGTRRRGKDDAEDEALMKNLKGDPKERAEHLMLVDLARNDLGRVCEAGTVETTKYMECEKFSHVIHLVSDVQGKVSKTKKAIEVLRSSFPAGTVSGAPKISAIEILSGLEKVKRRFYAGAVGYMESDGDLDFCIAIRCCLKQGKTISLQAGGGIVAASNADREFEETNEKLGAIRAVLEGEK; encoded by the coding sequence ATGACCAACAAGATCAAGCACATTACAGAACAACCGGGTTACGAGCCGCGTACCGACAGCATCTACGTGGCACTGCCCGGTGAACGTTACACCCCGTTTTCGCTGGGCAAGAAGCTGGGCGCGAAGGCAATTTTCGAGTCGGCAAGTTTTTCGCATGGCCGTAGCCGCTATTCTACCTTGATGATAGATGAAGGCTTCCGTCTGCGCCAGAACGACAAGGACGTAAGCATCGTTATCGACGGTAAGGAAAGCATCTTCCTCAAGGAAGGCGAGGGCGATATTCTCGATGCCCTCACGCTGATTTCTGCCGAAAATACGGTGCCGCCTAACCAGATTCCTATTCCCTCCTCGGGTGTGGGTTACCTCGGTTACGAATTCTGCGCCCGCTGCGATACTATCCGCCTCGCTCCGCAGGTGGACGAACTCAACATTCCCGAAGCGGAATTTTTGGTGGGCCACATCTACATCGTGTTCGACCACTTTACCGAAAAACTTCACCTGTTCGCGCTGAACTACGAAGAACACCAGATTGATTTGAAGGCCGCCATCGAGAACGTAAAAGCACGTCTTGCCGACTTGGACTTCAGCTACCTCGCTCCCGAACCGCAGTATAGCAAGGGCATTACGATGACCGACCTGGAACAGTCCCGCAAGGAATACGTGGAAAAGGTCGAAGCCTTGCAGAAGCATATTGTCGCAGGCAACATCGTGCAAGCCGTGCCCTCCCGTCGCATCCAGTTTGCAAGCGACATCGCGGCGCTGGATATTTACCGCCGTCTCCGCACGGTGAACCCGTCTCCGTACATGTTCTTCCTGGATTACGGTACGCACCAGTTTATCGGTGCCTCGCCCGAAAGCCTCGTGCGTGTGCGTGAAGGCATTGCGACGATTCACCCGATTGCGGGTACCCGCCGCCGCGGCAAGGACGATGCCGAAGATGAAGCCCTGATGAAGAACTTGAAGGGAGACCCGAAGGAACGCGCCGAACACCTAATGCTCGTGGATTTGGCCCGTAATGACCTCGGCCGCGTCTGCGAAGCCGGTACGGTGGAAACGACCAAGTACATGGAATGCGAAAAGTTCAGCCACGTGATTCACCTGGTGTCTGACGTGCAGGGCAAGGTTTCCAAGACCAAGAAGGCGATTGAAGTGCTGCGCTCCAGCTTCCCGGCCGGTACGGTGAGCGGTGCCCCGAAAATCAGCGCTATCGAAATCCTTTCGGGCCTCGAAAAGGTCAAGCGTCGCTTCTATGCGGGTGCGGTAGGTTACATGGAATCCGACGGCGATTTAGATTTTTGCATCGCCATCCGTTGCTGCCTCAAGCAGGGCAAGACCATCAGCCTGCAGGCCGGTGGCGGCATTGTCGCGGCCTCTAACGCCGACCGCGAATTCGAAGAAACGAATGAAAAGCTCGGAGCAATCAGAGCTGTACTGGAGGGGGAGAAATAG
- a CDS encoding bifunctional anthranilate synthase component II/anthranilate phosphoribosyltransferase, whose product MIIIIDNYDSFTYNVYQALAKITNEEIRVLRSRECTIADIEKLSPSRLIVSPGPGRPEDAGISVEAIKHFAGKLPILGVCLGHQAIGYAFGAKIVQAKFIKHGIAEEIDLDGKGLFRTIGKKNIFTRYHSLVVDEATLSPDFEVTARATDGDIMGIRHKTLPIEGVQFHPESIASGRADEFFKAFLNYRREPLDVRGILNTLTEGKDLSRETAEMFMEDLTDGIMDERQMAAILTALSSKGPVADEIAGCAKVLSSKKRKFPYSGDELTDIVGTGGDGKGSFNVSSLSGLIAASCGAKIAKHGNRAVSSKSGAADFYTAAGFKLDMAPEKAASVIDKTNFVFLMAPVYHSAMRFAGPVRGVLGVKTIMNLLGPLTNPAEAKYLMLGVYSTTVLEPFTKAAKALGAKRVMVAISDDGYDEISPCVPTTIAEILEDGEYKTYRIDPKDFGIPSVDPEDLAGGTGVDNFNLALDVLNGKGRPGIKYACALNAGAALYISKKAATIKEGFDMAMKAMEDGSVLKKIEEVKVETNS is encoded by the coding sequence ATGATCATCATCATCGACAACTACGACTCTTTTACTTACAACGTCTACCAGGCGCTTGCCAAAATCACTAACGAAGAAATCCGCGTGCTCCGTAGCCGCGAATGCACCATCGCCGACATCGAAAAGCTCTCCCCGAGCCGCCTCATCGTGAGCCCGGGACCGGGCCGCCCCGAAGATGCCGGCATCTCCGTGGAAGCCATCAAGCACTTTGCGGGCAAGCTCCCGATTCTCGGTGTGTGCCTCGGCCATCAGGCTATCGGTTACGCTTTCGGCGCGAAGATTGTGCAGGCCAAGTTCATCAAGCACGGCATCGCCGAAGAAATCGACCTGGACGGCAAGGGACTCTTCCGCACCATCGGCAAGAAGAACATCTTCACGCGTTACCACAGCCTGGTCGTTGACGAAGCGACGCTCTCTCCGGACTTCGAAGTGACCGCCCGCGCTACCGACGGCGACATCATGGGCATTCGCCACAAGACACTCCCCATTGAAGGCGTGCAGTTCCACCCGGAATCTATTGCCAGCGGCCGTGCCGACGAATTCTTCAAGGCGTTCCTCAACTACCGTCGCGAACCGCTTGACGTGCGTGGAATCTTGAACACGCTTACCGAAGGCAAGGACTTGAGCCGCGAAACCGCCGAAATGTTCATGGAAGACTTGACCGACGGCATCATGGACGAACGCCAGATGGCCGCAATCCTTACCGCACTTTCCAGCAAGGGCCCTGTTGCCGACGAAATCGCCGGTTGCGCAAAGGTACTCAGCAGCAAGAAGCGCAAGTTCCCCTACAGCGGTGATGAACTCACCGACATCGTGGGTACCGGTGGCGACGGCAAGGGCAGCTTCAACGTGAGTTCGCTTTCCGGCCTGATTGCCGCCAGCTGTGGCGCGAAGATTGCAAAGCATGGCAACCGCGCGGTTTCTAGCAAGTCCGGTGCCGCCGACTTCTACACGGCTGCAGGCTTCAAGCTGGACATGGCTCCCGAAAAGGCAGCTTCCGTCATCGACAAGACGAACTTCGTGTTCCTGATGGCGCCTGTTTACCACAGTGCCATGCGCTTTGCCGGCCCGGTTCGCGGCGTTCTCGGCGTAAAGACCATCATGAATCTGCTCGGCCCCCTCACGAACCCGGCCGAAGCCAAGTACCTGATGCTCGGCGTCTATAGCACGACCGTGCTGGAGCCGTTCACCAAGGCGGCAAAGGCCCTCGGCGCGAAGCGCGTGATGGTCGCCATCAGTGATGACGGCTACGACGAAATTTCGCCCTGCGTGCCGACGACCATCGCCGAAATCCTGGAAGATGGCGAGTACAAGACTTACCGCATCGACCCCAAGGACTTCGGCATCCCCTCCGTGGATCCCGAAGACCTCGCCGGCGGTACGGGCGTCGACAACTTCAATCTCGCTCTCGACGTGCTGAACGGCAAGGGCCGCCCGGGCATCAAGTACGCCTGCGCGCTGAACGCCGGTGCCGCCCTCTACATCAGCAAGAAGGCTGCAACCATCAAGGAAGGCTTCGACATGGCCATGAAGGCGATGGAAGACGGCTCGGTGCTGAAGAAAATCGAGGAAGTGAAGGTCGAAACGAATAGCTAA
- the trpA gene encoding tryptophan synthase subunit alpha — MNLMSHLIAGFPDAETSIAIADALVKGGANILEIQLAFSDPSADGPAIQTASTIALEKGYSTKQGLAIVKQIHERHPETPIYIMTYGSLAFTPGVENFVKMCKDAGVSACIIPDLPFDGDEGLTEACKKHGLENIPVAAPSMTKERLETMASKGFKYIYAALRAGTTGSETTIDQATLDFIDTVGKGGAKVLGGFGIRNGEQSRVLSKHVYAVVAGSVFVNIVLSNEDSDEGRKKAIAEIEAKAKEISGS; from the coding sequence ATGAACTTAATGTCTCATCTCATTGCCGGGTTTCCGGACGCAGAAACTTCTATCGCCATCGCCGACGCTCTTGTGAAGGGTGGCGCCAACATCCTTGAAATCCAGCTGGCCTTCAGTGACCCCAGCGCCGACGGTCCGGCGATTCAGACGGCATCGACCATTGCGCTGGAAAAGGGCTACTCCACCAAGCAGGGACTTGCCATCGTGAAGCAGATTCACGAACGCCATCCCGAGACGCCTATCTACATCATGACCTACGGCTCCCTGGCCTTTACGCCAGGCGTCGAGAACTTCGTGAAGATGTGCAAGGACGCCGGCGTTTCCGCCTGCATCATTCCGGACTTGCCGTTTGACGGAGACGAAGGCTTGACCGAGGCTTGCAAGAAGCACGGTCTTGAAAACATCCCGGTGGCCGCTCCCTCCATGACGAAGGAACGTCTCGAAACGATGGCTTCAAAGGGCTTCAAGTACATCTACGCCGCACTCCGTGCGGGCACGACCGGCAGCGAGACGACCATTGACCAGGCGACCCTGGACTTTATTGACACCGTCGGTAAGGGTGGCGCCAAGGTGCTGGGCGGATTCGGCATCCGCAATGGCGAACAGTCCAGAGTGCTCTCCAAGCATGTGTATGCCGTGGTGGCAGGTTCCGTTTTCGTGAACATCGTGCTCTCTAACGAAGATTCCGATGAAGGTCGCAAGAAGGCCATCGCCGAAATCGAGGCGAAGGCTAAAGAGATTTCGGGATCTTGA
- a CDS encoding bifunctional indole-3-glycerol phosphate synthase/phosphoribosylanthranilate isomerase, which produces MSEDILAKIVRMRKADIERLGLNFGIDIPEKRRVGHTEFLGNAGAILEVKRASPSKGDIAPDLDPVGLATTYAEAHAQAVSVLTEGNFFKGSLRDLIAVADLMEKRRQQGLHACAVLRKDFLLYEDEIDIAYRCGADAVLLIARILDDDQLVKMAKRAQSFDMQAFVEVREKDDFRKLSVVTSALGDDAAKTIVAGVNSRDLATFHTDPLIPASVRSKLPAKAVFESGILSAGDAAYARSLGFTGILVGEAVAKNPPLAKEVVAAFESGRENARGKFWKKFAERRDAKRFSAKFPELAEGSVRPHPLIKICGITRVEDGLLAAELGADMLGFVFSNTKRLTTDEFVRSFAAKTRSNLSFPRRRESPLLVGVITDPESEEGKTAIKLAREGVLDAVQFHGIEPSAADTGLAHYCAARVGTPEDFQTVANLRTHGEPRILLDAKVEGIPGGTGKTIPESLLREKAGDIPLWLAGGITPENVGTICEKFKPELIDVSSGVEDAPGVKNSDKMRELFAAITYN; this is translated from the coding sequence ATGAGCGAAGATATTCTTGCGAAGATAGTGCGGATGCGCAAGGCCGACATCGAACGGCTTGGGCTTAACTTTGGCATCGACATTCCGGAAAAGCGACGCGTAGGCCATACGGAATTCCTCGGGAACGCCGGTGCGATTCTTGAGGTCAAGCGCGCATCGCCATCGAAGGGCGATATCGCTCCGGACTTGGACCCGGTTGGGCTCGCGACAACATACGCCGAGGCCCACGCCCAGGCGGTTTCGGTGCTGACCGAAGGCAATTTCTTTAAAGGCTCGCTCCGCGACTTGATTGCGGTAGCCGACCTGATGGAAAAGCGCCGGCAGCAAGGCTTGCATGCATGCGCCGTGCTCCGCAAGGATTTCTTGCTGTACGAAGACGAAATCGACATCGCGTACCGTTGCGGCGCCGATGCCGTGCTGCTGATTGCACGCATCCTGGATGACGATCAACTCGTGAAAATGGCGAAACGAGCGCAGTCTTTCGATATGCAGGCCTTTGTGGAAGTCCGCGAAAAGGACGATTTCCGCAAGCTTTCTGTTGTCACGAGCGCACTCGGGGACGATGCCGCAAAAACCATTGTCGCAGGTGTGAATTCCCGCGACCTGGCTACATTCCACACCGACCCGCTGATTCCCGCGTCAGTGCGTAGCAAGCTTCCTGCGAAGGCTGTCTTTGAGTCCGGCATTTTGAGTGCTGGCGACGCTGCCTATGCCCGCAGTCTCGGATTTACGGGAATCCTCGTAGGCGAAGCTGTGGCCAAGAATCCGCCACTTGCTAAAGAAGTTGTGGCCGCGTTCGAAAGCGGGCGCGAAAATGCCCGCGGTAAGTTCTGGAAGAAATTTGCCGAACGCAGGGATGCCAAAAGGTTTTCCGCAAAGTTCCCTGAGCTTGCCGAAGGGAGCGTGCGGCCTCATCCGCTCATTAAAATCTGCGGCATCACCCGTGTCGAAGACGGCCTATTAGCTGCCGAACTGGGCGCCGACATGCTGGGATTCGTGTTCAGCAACACCAAACGCTTGACTACCGACGAATTCGTGCGCAGTTTCGCCGCGAAAACTCGCTCTAATTTGTCATTCCCGCGCAGGCGGGAATCTCCGCTCCTCGTCGGCGTCATCACCGATCCGGAATCAGAAGAAGGCAAGACAGCCATCAAGCTCGCCCGTGAAGGTGTTCTCGATGCCGTCCAGTTCCACGGAATTGAACCATCAGCTGCCGACACCGGCCTCGCCCACTACTGCGCTGCCCGCGTAGGCACTCCCGAAGATTTCCAGACCGTCGCCAACCTCCGCACCCACGGCGAACCACGCATTCTCCTAGACGCGAAAGTCGAAGGCATTCCCGGTGGAACGGGCAAGACCATCCCCGAATCGCTCCTTCGGGAAAAAGCAGGCGACATTCCGCTCTGGCTTGCAGGCGGCATCACCCCCGAAAATGTCGGCACAATTTGCGAAAAGTTCAAGCCCGAACTCATTGATGTTTCCAGCGGTGTCGAAGACGCTCCGGGCGTAAAGAACAGCGATAAAATGCGGGAGTTGTTCGCAGCGATTACTTATAATTGA
- a CDS encoding TM2 domain-containing protein, with amino-acid sequence MDGYARGKQINKWAAFLICTFFGWAGFHRFYEGKILTGLLWLCTLGLGGVGWFIDWLIILFKPNPYYVIR; translated from the coding sequence ATGGATGGCTATGCGAGAGGTAAACAAATTAACAAGTGGGCGGCTTTCCTGATCTGTACATTCTTCGGTTGGGCTGGTTTCCACCGCTTCTACGAAGGAAAGATTTTGACGGGCTTGCTGTGGCTTTGTACTCTCGGCTTGGGTGGTGTTGGCTGGTTTATTGACTGGCTCATTATCTTGTTCAAGCCAAATCCGTATTATGTGATTAGGTAA
- a CDS encoding NAD(P)/FAD-dependent oxidoreductase — MSNFAQKEYDVIVCGAGPAGLMAACTLGYLTGTARRILLLDKKAPWKEPIFCAEAVSADRLAALWPIDPAFVRGKLSGIYFTSPKRYRAEFYSKDCGLILNRALFHKSIADSAKNHGVECHFDTLIHKLERTETGWNVQVSQGDESVTLSAKTIIDASGPGCRLTRNIPCLDGIESGDTDLETGIFAVADGIKHSPEHIELFFGSEFQDGYGWIFPRDGKEVNVGFVLGKTVKNGEPLRQKLMNFIAKNYPEATVKAVYGGMIACGQSDKPLAKCGLFKAGDAASCVNPISRSGIVESLISGKIAAEAVDQWLKDSGENREAIEASTLTRWMEALGKSHKQIANAKAGFNSITDDQLDKAAKRLSRLPREKQTLVRIFWNVLWSCPSVIWKMRSFLR, encoded by the coding sequence ATGTCAAATTTCGCTCAAAAAGAGTACGATGTCATAGTCTGCGGGGCCGGTCCTGCCGGGCTGATGGCGGCCTGCACCCTAGGGTACTTGACCGGCACTGCCAGACGGATTCTTCTTTTGGACAAGAAAGCCCCCTGGAAGGAACCCATCTTTTGTGCAGAGGCAGTTTCTGCTGATAGGCTTGCGGCCCTTTGGCCCATTGACCCAGCCTTTGTGCGGGGCAAACTTTCGGGCATTTACTTTACCTCGCCCAAGCGTTACCGCGCCGAGTTCTACAGCAAGGACTGCGGCCTGATTCTCAACAGGGCCCTGTTCCACAAGAGCATCGCCGATTCTGCAAAGAACCACGGGGTAGAATGCCATTTTGACACCCTTATCCACAAGCTGGAACGCACCGAGACTGGCTGGAACGTCCAGGTATCCCAGGGAGACGAATCCGTCACCCTGTCGGCAAAGACCATCATTGACGCCTCGGGCCCCGGGTGCAGGCTCACCCGGAATATCCCCTGCCTTGACGGAATCGAGTCCGGCGATACGGACCTGGAAACAGGGATTTTCGCCGTAGCAGACGGCATCAAACACAGCCCCGAACACATCGAGCTGTTCTTCGGTAGCGAATTCCAGGACGGTTATGGCTGGATTTTCCCCCGAGACGGCAAAGAAGTGAACGTCGGTTTCGTGCTGGGCAAGACCGTAAAGAACGGAGAGCCCCTGCGCCAGAAGCTCATGAATTTTATCGCAAAGAACTACCCGGAAGCGACAGTGAAGGCCGTCTATGGCGGCATGATCGCCTGCGGGCAGTCCGACAAGCCTCTCGCCAAATGCGGGCTTTTCAAGGCGGGCGATGCCGCCAGCTGCGTGAACCCCATCAGCCGGTCGGGTATCGTGGAATCCCTGATTAGCGGAAAGATTGCCGCCGAAGCGGTGGACCAGTGGCTCAAGGACAGCGGAGAAAATCGGGAAGCCATCGAGGCCTCTACCCTCACCCGCTGGATGGAAGCCCTGGGCAAGAGCCACAAGCAAATCGCCAACGCCAAGGCGGGTTTCAACAGCATTACCGATGACCAGCTGGACAAGGCCGCCAAGCGGCTCTCCAGGCTGCCTCGAGAAAAACAGACCCTGGTCCGCATTTTCTGGAACGTGCTCTGGTCCTGCCCCTCAGTCATCTGGAAAATGCGCTCGTTCTTGCGTTAA
- a CDS encoding pentapeptide repeat-containing protein, translating to MNMMKISKFGLCLVGALAMSGFAQSEWSGKDLNISFRDKRIDGFNFSNAKAIKNVTDFQRAAGEKPNFKGANLSGVSFQNAVISEANFNNAILKGVVISGADIRSSSFEGADMEEANLYRATLLDSQFPKTNLKNARLDMMKVSEETDFSKSDMTMASVNEVDLTRADFSKANLTNTNFARSLMANSDFRKATLNHTDFTGCNLIAANFKGTDLVDVIFVKAGLSQAEFSGAEFKNVNMQDADLSLTTFNDVDLSKTQLQRAKFAQATVKNMQFAKQDLTGVVFDKSSVAKNDFEKAKLDKASFYDASVEKNIFKEADLVKSVFDGAYIFKSIFDKADLTKSNFANSTIERSDFQLAQMSGTSLAGAKLIKVSFLNANLQGVKIDADTKMEDVDFSGADLSNAKIEKFTAKRVLYDNKTKFPKGFDPRQFGFTKPGEKAAEVVVNKKQGDKVAEDAMPKKKKKKKKKHSDDDDF from the coding sequence ATGAATATGATGAAAATTTCGAAGTTTGGCCTTTGCCTTGTGGGCGCACTTGCCATGAGCGGCTTTGCTCAGAGTGAATGGTCCGGCAAGGACCTCAACATTTCTTTCCGCGACAAGCGTATCGACGGTTTCAACTTCAGCAACGCAAAGGCAATCAAGAATGTTACCGACTTCCAGCGTGCTGCAGGCGAAAAGCCGAACTTCAAGGGCGCGAACCTTTCCGGCGTGTCCTTCCAGAACGCCGTGATTAGCGAAGCGAACTTCAACAATGCCATACTCAAGGGTGTGGTCATCAGCGGTGCCGACATCCGTAGCTCCAGCTTCGAAGGTGCCGACATGGAAGAGGCCAACCTCTACCGTGCAACGCTCCTGGACAGCCAGTTCCCCAAGACCAATCTTAAGAATGCTCGTCTTGACATGATGAAGGTCTCCGAAGAAACGGACTTCAGCAAGTCAGACATGACCATGGCCTCCGTGAACGAAGTGGACCTTACCCGTGCCGATTTCTCCAAGGCTAACCTCACCAACACCAACTTCGCCCGTTCCTTGATGGCTAACAGCGACTTCCGCAAGGCTACCCTGAACCACACGGACTTTACGGGTTGTAACCTGATTGCCGCAAACTTCAAGGGCACGGACCTGGTGGACGTCATCTTTGTGAAGGCCGGTCTTTCTCAGGCCGAGTTCAGCGGTGCCGAGTTCAAGAACGTGAACATGCAGGACGCTGACCTCTCCCTGACCACCTTCAACGACGTGGACCTGTCCAAGACCCAGCTCCAGCGTGCCAAGTTCGCCCAGGCTACTGTGAAGAACATGCAGTTTGCCAAGCAGGACTTGACCGGTGTGGTGTTCGACAAGAGTTCCGTGGCCAAGAACGACTTCGAAAAGGCCAAGCTCGACAAGGCCTCTTTCTACGACGCCTCTGTTGAAAAGAACATCTTCAAGGAAGCCGACCTGGTGAAGAGCGTCTTCGACGGTGCCTACATCTTCAAGAGCATCTTCGATAAGGCCGATCTCACTAAGAGCAACTTCGCCAATTCCACCATCGAACGCTCCGACTTCCAGCTGGCCCAGATGTCTGGCACGAGCCTTGCCGGTGCAAAGCTCATCAAGGTGAGCTTCTTGAATGCGAACCTCCAGGGTGTTAAAATTGACGCCGATACCAAGATGGAAGACGTGGACTTCTCCGGTGCCGACCTGAGCAACGCGAAGATTGAAAAGTTCACGGCAAAGCGCGTGCTTTACGACAACAAGACCAAGTTCCCCAAGGGCTTTGATCCCCGTCAGTTCGGCTTCACCAAGCCCGGTGAAAAGGCTGCCGAAGTGGTGGTGAACAAGAAGCAGGGCGACAAGGTTGCCGAAGACGCCATGCCTAAGAAGAAAAAGAAAAAGAAGAAAAAACACTCTGACGATGACGATTTCTAG
- a CDS encoding SufE family protein, producing MPESIQERQDALRAKFASFTDADGKWEYLLGLARNHKGMDPALKAEKFIIQGCASTMYLVPNFNGEIIHFEMDVEGGTTNPLISRGLGALALQIYNDQTPSAILSVNPEFFRDIGLNVGLSPTRSNGFASLVKQIYLYARVFDALSKR from the coding sequence ATGCCAGAATCTATCCAGGAACGACAAGACGCACTCCGGGCGAAATTCGCAAGCTTTACAGACGCCGACGGCAAGTGGGAATACCTGCTGGGTCTCGCCCGCAACCACAAGGGAATGGACCCCGCCCTCAAGGCGGAAAAGTTTATCATCCAGGGCTGTGCCTCCACCATGTACCTGGTGCCGAACTTCAATGGCGAAATCATCCATTTCGAAATGGACGTAGAAGGCGGTACCACCAACCCGCTGATTAGCCGTGGACTTGGAGCGCTGGCGCTCCAGATTTACAACGACCAGACGCCGTCTGCTATTTTGTCTGTAAATCCGGAATTCTTCAGGGACATCGGCCTGAACGTAGGGCTCTCCCCCACCCGGAGCAACGGCTTTGCAAGCCTCGTGAAACAGATTTATTTATATGCCCGCGTCTTTGACGCACTATCCAAAAGGTAA
- the trpB gene encoding tryptophan synthase subunit beta: MITSDNGFFDKFGGKYVAEIIRRPLDDLEAAFNKYIHDPEFLEELHVIQRDYIGRETPLYFAPTATELLGGAQIYIKLEGLANTGAHKINNAIGQCLLAKKMGKTRIIAETGAGQHGLATAAACAKLGLECVVYMGEVDVRRQQPNVATMEMYGAKVVPVTSGSRTLKDAVNEAMRDWATNFKNTHYVLGSALGPAPFPDIVRTFQSIIGEEVKRQAAERHIDIAAVVACVGGGSNSIGVFTPFIEDKNVRLIGAEAGGIGPNVGENAARMTGNASREGIVQGYKSRFLIDEDGQSMPTRSISAGLDYMGIGPQLAALGESGRVEFTAILDKEALEAVKFFARNEGILFALESAHAGAAAMKIAKELPKDKALVINMSGRGDKDIFITSPVFRPEKWKEFLKAELKRLDNNEDIHDAEIMNK; the protein is encoded by the coding sequence ATGATCACCTCTGACAACGGTTTCTTTGACAAGTTCGGCGGCAAGTATGTTGCCGAAATCATCCGCCGCCCGCTGGACGACCTGGAAGCGGCGTTCAACAAGTACATCCACGATCCGGAATTCCTCGAGGAGTTGCACGTTATCCAGCGCGACTACATTGGCCGCGAGACTCCGCTGTACTTTGCCCCGACGGCGACCGAACTCTTGGGTGGTGCGCAGATTTACATCAAGCTCGAAGGCCTCGCCAACACGGGCGCACACAAGATCAACAACGCCATCGGTCAGTGCTTGCTCGCAAAGAAGATGGGCAAGACCCGCATTATCGCGGAGACGGGTGCCGGCCAGCACGGGCTCGCTACCGCAGCGGCCTGCGCAAAACTTGGCCTTGAATGCGTCGTATATATGGGTGAAGTGGACGTCCGCCGTCAGCAGCCCAACGTAGCCACCATGGAAATGTACGGTGCCAAGGTTGTGCCGGTCACGAGCGGTAGCCGCACCCTGAAAGATGCCGTAAACGAAGCCATGCGGGACTGGGCCACGAATTTCAAGAACACCCACTACGTGCTGGGTTCCGCCCTGGGACCTGCGCCCTTCCCGGATATCGTTCGCACGTTCCAGTCCATCATCGGCGAAGAGGTTAAGCGCCAGGCTGCAGAACGCCACATCGACATCGCGGCGGTTGTGGCCTGCGTGGGTGGCGGTAGCAATTCCATCGGCGTGTTCACCCCGTTTATCGAAGACAAGAATGTGCGCCTGATCGGTGCAGAAGCCGGCGGTATCGGGCCGAATGTGGGCGAAAACGCAGCCCGCATGACAGGCAACGCCAGCCGCGAAGGAATCGTGCAGGGCTACAAGAGCCGTTTCCTCATTGACGAAGACGGTCAGTCCATGCCGACCCGCTCCATTTCGGCAGGTCTTGACTACATGGGAATCGGCCCACAGCTTGCCGCCCTCGGCGAATCCGGCCGCGTGGAATTCACCGCCATCCTCGACAAGGAAGCTCTGGAAGCGGTGAAGTTCTTCGCCCGCAACGAAGGCATTCTCTTTGCCCTCGAAAGCGCCCACGCGGGTGCTGCCGCCATGAAGATTGCGAAGGAACTCCCGAAAGACAAGGCGCTGGTCATCAACATGAGTGGCCGCGGCGACAAGGACATCTTTATCACGAGCCCGGTGTTCCGCCCCGAAAAGTGGAAGGAATTTTTGAAAGCCGAACTCAAGCGCCTCGACAACAACGAGGACATCCATGATGCGGAGATAATGAACAAATAA